In a single window of the Zea mays cultivar B73 chromosome 5, Zm-B73-REFERENCE-NAM-5.0, whole genome shotgun sequence genome:
- the LOC100193514 gene encoding Calcium-dependent protein kinase 7, translating into MGNCCAAPSTEGSGKTRPKKQKENPYNVAYNRGAAAPPPPPARPGLVVLRDPTGRDLGAEYELGGELGRGEFGVTYLCTEPATGARYACKSISKRKLRTPVDVEDVRREVDIMRHMPPHPNIVSLRAAYEDRDAVHLVMELCEGGELFDRIVARGHYTERAAAAVMRTIVEVVQKCHRHGVMHRDLKPENFLYASKDSSPLKAIDFGLSVFFRPGERFTEIVGSPYYMAPEVLKRNYGPEVDVWSAGVILYILLCGVPPFWAETEQGVAQAIIRSVVDFKREPWPRVSEPAKDLVRRMLDPNPLTRFTAAQVLEHPWLHDSKNTPDVSLGDTVRARLQQFAAMNKLKKKALRVIAEHLSAEEVADIKQMFDKMDVNKNGKLTFEEFKAGLRKLGNQMHDSDLQILMDAADVDRNGTLDYEEFVTVSVHVRKIGNDEHIQKAFAYFDRNKSGYIEIEELREALADELDGSDEDIIGGIIRDVDTDKDGKIGYDEFAAMMKAGTDWRKASRQYSRQRFSNLSLKLQKDGSLGADTR; encoded by the exons ATGGGCAACTGCTGCGCCGCGCCGTCGACGGAGGGAAGCGGCAAGACCCGCcccaagaagcagaaggagaaccCCTACAACGTCGCCTACAaccgcggcgcggcggcgccgccgccgcccccggcGCGCCCGGGCCTGGTGGTGCTGCGGGACCCGACGGGGCGGGACCTCGGCGCGGAGTACGAGCTGGGCGGCGAGCTGGGGCGCGGCGAGTTCGGCGTCACGTACCTGTGCACGGAGCCCGCCACGGGGGCGCGCTACGCGTGCAAGTCCATATCCAAGCGCAAGCTGCGCACGCCCGTGGACGTGGAGGACGTGCGCCGGGAGGTGGACATCATGCGCCACATGCCGCCGCACCCCAACATCGTCAGCCTCCGCGCCGCCTACGAGGACCGAGACGCCGTGCACCTCGTCATGGAGCTCTGCGAGGGAGGGGAGCTCTTCGACAGGATCGTCGCCCGCGGGCACTACACcgagcgcgccgccgccgccgtcatgCGAACCATCGTTGAGGTCGTCCAG AAGTGCCACAGGCATGGCGTCATGCACCGGGATCTTAAACCAGAGAACTTTTTATATGCAAGCAAGGACAGTTCCCCTCTAAAAGCAATTGATTTTGGCCTGTCTGTGTTCTTCAGGCCTG GTGAGCGATTTACGGAAATTGTAGGCAGTCCATACTACATGGCCCCAGAGGTTCTGAAGCGAAACTATGGCCCTGAAGTTGATGTCTGGAGTGCTGGAGTGATACTTTACATACTTCTTTGTGGTGTACCACCATTTTGGGCAG aaACCGAACAGGGAGTAGCGCAGGCAATCATACGATCTGTGGTAGATTTCAAAAGAGAACCATGGCCCAGAGTATCTGAGCCTGCTAAAGATCTTGTCAGGCGCATGCTTGACCCAAATCCATTGACACGGTTTACTGCAGCACAAGTACTTG AGCATCCATGGCTACATGACTCTAAAAACACGCCAGACGTTTCTCTTGGCGATACTGTCCGAGCAAGACTGCAGCAATTTGCTGCGATGAACAAGTTAAAGAAGAAAGCACTAAGG GTGATTGCTGAGCATCTGTCTGCGGAGGAAGTAGCTGACATAAAGCAAATGTTCGATAAGATGGACGTGAACAAGAACGGCAAGCTAACATTCGAGGAATTCAAGGCCGGCCTCCGTAAGCTGGGAAACCAAATGCATGATTCAGACCTTCAGATACTGATGGATGCT GCCGACGTCGACAGAAACGGGACCTTAGATTACGAGGAATTCGTCACGGTGTCTGTCCACGTGAGGAAGATAGGCAACGACGAACACATCCAGAAGGCCTTCGCATACTTCGACCGGAATAAGAGTGGGTACATAGAGATCGAGGAGCTTAGAGAGGCACTGGCTGATGAACTGGATGGCAGTGATGAAGACATCATCGGTGGCATCATCCGGGACGTGGACACAGATAAG GACGGGAAGATAGGCTACGACGAGTTCGCGGCGATGATGAAGGCCGGCACTGACTGGAGGAA